tagcagccatcttagcataaatcattttgtctgtcacatcaccggaaacacaggctaagtgctccctgtatttgtcccaattaacaacatggcaaattttaggaccacgcagatggaagtcggcagtaaacacaaatatcgggtagtgatcacttcccattcggtcagctctagtttaCCACTGCACACgtacgtcaggtgaatgtaaggttaggtctatagatgtgcgtgaggttggaggccgaaagaaagtgggacttccgtcattggccacgcacaggtccaaactgtcgatgacttctacaagttggcgtccgcgaggatctgtgttcctgtcaccccaggcggggtggtgggcgttgaagtcaccgcagatgattctgggtgctgggcagcggccacaaagttgctggagaaacaaagccatatcgaccttcttccgcggggacacgtatactgatgcaatggacagagtttggaaggcgagccgaatcctcacagccactacctcaatactgtcggtgcaaagatcgatgacgttcaaagccacatgaggaatctcccttcgtatgtaaagggcggcacttcctgcgggaaaaagactttatgctgcaattcttgtgggcgacgtatctcGGCAAAGACCTCCTGCTTGGCAAgtcagcctccgagagggccagtactggaacacaggtctctttcaagaacaattttagttctgctaatcgacttataatcccagcgcagttccattgcatgataaagggcacttttctagggtttttagttgcaacaggttgaagaaaactagccatctaggagttgaagttctctgcgaaggcggtgatcaaggtctcaaaggaaagcaccagctgtataaagttcttcaaagtgccaggccgcatcgcttggctatatgaacgtaggacatcaaacaaaacgcgtagaaggtcggagagattccggcttttgagctccttattttgctgcacgcactggcgcaccacttcgacaaaagacggggactgggaaccactcttggccacggtagctggtgtctgcatctcttttaaggcaaggggatgtcctgcatgttgtcgagtcttgctgtgatctggccgctgaggaacatggacactttttgctgaggcagatcgaacagccagctcaccctcggaggccgttgccgacttgctcggatcaggtcgtgcagcgacgtcgcttgctaccacgtcccgagcttccgactcgagcgcagggaactcttcacttccatgtatcggcttctcagtaggttgtggtttggggccactaattaaggacttgcgacggtgtaaggcgcttacacggaatgtgcagccactgaaactcgctggatggtcacctccacaattagcgcaagcaaaatctgccttgcactctttgtaatcatggccaccaccacaccgcttgcaacgttgatctttgttgctaactctcgctacatgtccaaagcgttggcacctgaaccaccggggaggagtttcaacgaactcgtggactgcatgtttggtgaaaccaaggtcaattattccagggcgctcggtgttgggagcaaacgttagcacaatagagtttgtaggcttcgctgcccattgttgttctccaggctccatccggcgcattaaccgtcgcacgtgcaaaactccttgcggtttcaagtagtcaagaagggcactttccgaataccacactggtactccccttataacacatgtgttagtcatgtaggagtgtggcaaccgggcttgaactcgtatgccaccgatccgagagcaccgcagaagaatgtctacttgctcttccgttgagatatctagatgaagagccccttgcgttgtgaagcgactgcgaatcggagcagatcccagtagtactttaatatcatcgaacagcctgatagcgttccactctctgaagtcaacacctttctcttttggctgaattatcactgggatgccgactgtccggtgcttccgatgactcaccactttgaagccatcgttgtccatttccgccatgtcagccacttcctcgtcagaggcgacgatagttgagtcgtccccactgagcgatgatgacacTGAGCGATGAGagtggacacggcaaccccgtcgtgacaatgtcaactgatgtgccactatttgtgcaggtacttagcggattcttttccatcgccttggaccgtgcagtaagcgcagacagcggcttcaatcgtcacccagcttctgccgatgcctttcgactgccgtgcgcggggggcgtacatttttcacactgcgagctgctgtcgtggcacgtggatactgccttctgcgcaccctcttcgagcacagcgacgtcatccacacttccagcccggattttgcctataaaagggacgcctgcgccttccattagcagtggacacggcaaccccgtcgtgacaatgtcaactgatgtgccactatttgtgcaggttgGTGGACGAAAATATTGCTGCCGTAGCAACTGCCTTTTTTTGATCGTGTTGCCGTGTCCACGCACATTGCTGGTTTGCTTTAGTGATTGCATCTCAATTGTAGGCTTGTTGCTGAAGTTATCCGGTGATGTTGAGGAAAATCCTGGCCCAGATACAATGGAAATGATTCAACAAGTAATTGCTTCTCAAACTAAAATCCTCAGCAAATTAAGCGAAATACAGGAAAACCAAACATCGTCTGAAGCAAGAATTCTGGACATGCAATCCAGGCTGTCTGCTATAGAACAAAAGCTACAAACCTTTGACGAGTCTCGGGATAGGCTTTCGAAACTAGAAACTTTTGCTGAAAGATGTGAAATAGAAATGACTACAGTTTCGAGAAAACTTGATGAGTTGGAAAACCGCTCGCGGCGCAATAACTTGATTGTACGcagagtcaaggaggaggaaTCAGAGAGTGAAGAGGACCTACTACAGAAAGTAAACAATGACATCTTTGATAAAATTCTGAAACAAAGGGTGGACACTATTGAAAGGATTCACCGACTTGGAAAGAGGGAACCAGGTAGAGACCGTCCGATTATTATTAACCTTACTGACTTTAGGGATAAGATGAAAACAATGAGTAACTGTTTCAACCTAAAAGGCACTCAATTTAGTGTAAATGAAGATTTTTCTAAAAGGGTTGTGGAAACACGAAAAAACCTTTGGAACTCCTGTGCCGATGAACGAAAGAACGGCGTGAAAGCTAAGTTAATTTTTGATAAGTTAAAAGTCAAGAATACCTTATACGCATGGAACGAGGAGACCAAGCAGCGGTTCAAATGCCAGGTTGCCACTAGCACTAGCAATGAGTGA
The genomic region above belongs to Amblyomma americanum isolate KBUSLIRL-KWMA chromosome 9, ASM5285725v1, whole genome shotgun sequence and contains:
- the LOC144105166 gene encoding uncharacterized protein LOC144105166, coding for MSTDVPLFVQVLSGFFSIALDRAVSADSGFNRHPASADAFRLPCAGGVHFSHCELLSWHVDTAFCAPSSSTATSSTLPARILPIKGTPAPSISSGHGNPVVTMSTDVPLFVQVGGRKYCCRSNCLFLIVLPCPRTLLVCFSDCISIVGLLLKLSGDVEENPGPDTMEMIQQVIASQTKILSKLSEIQENQTSSEARILDMQSRLSAIEQKLQTFDESRDRLSKLETFAERCEIEMTTVSRKLDELENRSRRNNLIVRRVKEEESESEEDLLQKVNNDIFDKILKQRVDTIERIHRLGKREPGRDRPIIINLTDFRDKMKTMSNCFNLKGTQFSVNEDFSKRVVETRKNLWNSCADERKNGVKAKLIFDKLKVKNTLYAWNEETKQRFKCQVATSTSNE